Proteins encoded by one window of Channa argus isolate prfri chromosome 1, Channa argus male v1.0, whole genome shotgun sequence:
- the lipea gene encoding lipase, hormone-sensitive a, whose protein sequence is MDYKLVFAALETVCEDNIAIWCGDSDLPCGSVAKRLVTCLRQIQEHSRALEPIVSIFTAVYHNYDFDAQTPGNGYRTLVKVLQSCLLHIINKGRYIASSYNSAFFRAEHNASELEAYCHALCQLRALLYLAQKLINNNDYGHLYSLQGGDISRRFVQEYSSMHKACFYGRCLGFQFSPALRPFLQTVVISMISYGETYGKQTSGLGMAALSLLTSGKYIMDPELRGAEFERITQNLDLQFWKTFWNLTESGLITGFNRIVSNPVQVNFTLTVPPRTLRLPLASDLSLSATVSPPVAHWGPGPVHMRLISYDLREGQDSNELLTFSRTDPPPITASSLPWVQKQPRSPWLIIHFHGGGFVSQTSKSHENYLRNWSKELSAPVLSVDYSLSPEAPFPRALEECFYAYCWALNNCHLLGSTAERVCLAGDSAGGNLCITVSMKAISTGIRVPDGIMAAYPAILLTTDVSPSRLLTLIDPLLPLGVLTKCLNAYAGAESQPGPPAVASSSLSALGRDTAVLLSDLTQGASNWIQSYLDPMRTSGGARSQSSQKRSQSNETQNTSSHTSNPNCEGQFNYPQGFEPLRSECLAFIRPTSSPVIRNPFVSPLLAPNNLLRGLPPVHIVASALDALLDDSVVFAKKLRDMGQPVSLTVVEDLPHGFLSLSQFSKETEVAAEICVAQMKEIFEHGKPACSPNKCPKLEETFQSPSPSG, encoded by the exons ATGGATTACAAGCTTGTGTTTGCGGCTTTGGAGACAGTATGTGAAGACAACATTGCTATTTGGTGTGGGGATTCTGATTTGCCCTGTGGCAGTGTTGCCAAACGGCTGGTTACATGTTTGAGACAGATTCAGGAGCATAGCCGAGCCCTAGAACCTATCGTCTCCATATTCACGGCTGTCTACCACAACTACGACTTTGATGCACAAACGCCTGGCAATGGCTACCGCACCCTTGTCAAG GTTTTGCAGTCTTGCCTTTTGCACATTATAAACAAAGGCCGCTACATTGCCTCCAGTTACAACAGCGCTTTCTTCAGGGCCGAGCACAATGCCTCAGAGCTGGAAGCGTACTGCCATGCTCTGTGCCAGCTGCGGGCACTGCTATATCTTGCCCAGAAGCTGATCAACAACAATGACTATGGCCACCTGTACAGTCTGCAAGGTGGCGATATAAGCAGGAGGTTTGTGCAAGAATATAGCTCCATGCACAAAGCCTGTTTCTATGGTCGCTGTCTGGGATTTCAG TTCTCACCTGCACTTCGTCCATTCCTTCAAACTGTTGTGATAAGCATGATTTCGTATGGAGAGACGTATGGTAAACAGACGTCTGGGCTGG GTATGGCAGCTCTTTCCCTCCTCACATCAGGAAAGTACATCATGGATCCAGAGCTGCGGGGTGCTGAATTTGAACGCATTACCCAAAACCTAGACTTGCAGTTCTGGAAGACTTTCTGGAACCTCACGGAGTCCGGCCTTATAACA GGCTTCAACAGAATAGTCTCCAACCCAGTGCAGGTAAACTTTACCCTAACTGTGCCTCCTAGAACTCTACGCCTCCCTCTGGCCTCAGACCTCAGTCTGTCTGCCACTGTGTCACCTCCAGTAGCCCACTGGGGCCCTGGGCCTGTCCACATGCGGCTGATCTCCTACGACCTTCGAGAAGGACAG GACAGTAATGAGCTGCTAACATTTTCTAGAACTGATCCTCCCCCCATCACCGCATCCAGTCTCCCCTGGGTGCAGAAGCAGCCTCGGTCCCCCTGGCTGATCATCCACTTCCACGGAGGCGGCTTTGTGTCTCAAACATCAAAATCACATGAG AATTATCTTCGAAACTGGTCAAAGGAGCTGAGTGCCCCTGTCCTCTCTGTGGACTACTCTCTGTCACCCGAAGCGCCCTTTCCCAGAGCTCTGGAGGAATGTTTCTACGCCTACTGCTGGGCACTGAACAACTGTCATCTGCTGG GCTCCACAGCTGAGCGAGTTTGTCTGGCAGGTGACAGCGCTGGTGGAAACCTCTGCATCACTGTGTCCATGAAGGCAATATCCACCGGCATCAGAGTCCCTGATGGCATCATGGCTGCCTACCCTGCCATCTTGCTCACCACTGACGTCTCCCCCTCCCGCCTGCTCACGCTCATTGACCCGCTGTTGCCTTTAGGTGTTCTGACTAAATGTCTCAATGCGTATGCAG GTGCAGAGTCTCAACCTGGGCCGCCTGCAGTGGCAAGCAGCAGCCTAAGCGCTCTCGGTCGAGACACAGCTGTGCTGCTCAGTGATCTCACCCAAGGAGCTTCAAACTGGATCCAGTCCTATTTGGACCCCATGCGCACTTCAGGTGGCGCACGCTCCCAGTCATCACAGAAAAGGTCCCAGAGTAATGAAACCCAAAATACATCATCTCACACCTCCAACCCAAACTGTGAAGGGCAGTTTAATTACCCACAGGGCTTTGAGCCCCTGCGCTCTGAGTGCCTGGCGTTTATTCGGCCGACCTCCTCACCCGTTATCAGGAACCCATTTGTGTCACCTCTTCTGGCTCCCAACAACCTTCTGAGAGGCCTACCACCTGTACACATAGTG GCCTCTGCTCTAGATGCCTTGCTTGATGATTCGGTGGTGTTTGCCAAGAAGCTGCGAGACATGGGCCAGCCCGTGAGCCTTACAGTGGTCGAGGACCTTCCTCATGGCTTCCTCAGCCTGTCTCAGTTTTCTAAGGAGACTGAGGTTGCTGCTGAAATTTGCGTGGCACAAATGAAGGAGATCTTTGAGCACGGAAAACCAGCATGCTCTCCTAACAAATGCCCAAAGCTTGAAGAGACTTTCCAGAGTCCCAGTCCATCAGGCTGA
- the LOC137112408 gene encoding probable ATP-dependent RNA helicase ddx6, with amino-acid sequence MATARTENVGPVFMGLNKQNGQLRGQTKPASVQPVPTVQGKASGLPQKAGTGPQDGGAIKFGDDWKKSLQLPPKDNRVKTSDVTATKGNEFEDYCLKRELLMGIFEMGWEKPSPIQEESIPIALSGRDILARAKNGTGKSGAYLIPLLERIDLKKDHIQAIVMVPTRELALQVSQISIQISKHLGGVKVMATTGGTNLRDDIMRLDETVHVVIATPGRILDLIKKGVAKVDKVQMMVMDEADKLLSQDFLVLIEDIIGFLPRNRQILLYSATFPISVQKFMAKHLQKPYEINLMEELTLKGITQFYAYVTERQKVHCLNTLFSRLQINQSIIFCNSTQRVELLAKKITQLGYSCFYIHAKMMQEYRNRVFHDFRNGLCRNLVCTDLFTRGIDIQAVNVVINFDFPKNAETYLHRIGRSGRFGHLGLAINLITSEDRFNLKAIEDQLVTDIKPIPGSIDKSLYVAEYHSNSGDCGVEEVEDKVGRQHDST; translated from the exons ATGGCAACAGCCAGAACAGAAAACGTCGGCCCAGTTTTCATGGGACTAAATAAACAGAATGGGCAGCTCAGAGGACAGACCAAACCAGCTTCAGTCCAGCCTGTTCCCACAGTTCAAGGAAAGGCTTCAGGTCTACCACAGAAAGCAGGCACTGGCCCTCAGGATGGCGGAGCAATCAAGTTTGGAGATGACTGGAAAAAGAGCTTACAGCTCCCTCCCAAAGACAACAGGGTCAAAACCTCA GATGTGACTGCCACTAAAGGGAATGAATTTGAAGATTATTGTCTCAAGCGTGAACTCCTGATGGGCATCTTTGAAATGGGTTGGGAGAAACCATCCCCCATCCAG GAAGAGAGCATTCCCATCGCCCTGTCCGGACGGGATATTCTGGCCAGGGCCAAAAATGGGACAGGCAAAAGTGGAGCCTATCTCATCCCACTGCTGGAAAGGATAGATCTGAAGAAGGACCACATTCAGG CCATTGTCATGGTGCCCACTCGTGAATTGGCACTTCAGGTGAGCCAGATCTCCATCCAGATCAGCAAACACCTGGGAGGAGTCAAAGTCATGGCCACTACTGGAGGCACCAACCTGCGAGATGATATCATGCGACTGGATGAGACTG TGCATGTGGTCATCGCCACGCCTGGCAGGATCCTGGACTTGATAAAGAAAGGAGTGGCAAAGGTGGATAAAGTCCAGATGATGGTGATGGATGAg GCAGATAAGCTGCTGTCTCAGGACTTTCTGGTGCTCATCGAAGATATCATTGGCTTCCTGCCCAGGAACAGGCAGATCCTGCTCTACTCAGCAACCTTCCCCATCAGTGTGCAGAAATTCATG GCCAAGCACCTTCAGAAACCCTATGAGATAAACCTGATGGAGGAGCTGACTCTGAAGGGCATTACTCAGTTCTACGCCTACGTCACTGAGAGGCAGAAAGTCCACTGCCTCAACACACTTTTCTCCAGG cttCAGATCAACCAGTCAATCATCTTCTGTAACTCCACTCAGAGGGTGGAGCTATTGGCCAAGAAGATCACCCAGCTCGGCTACTCCTGCTTCTACATCCACGCTAAGATGATGCAG GAATACAGAAACCGTGTGTTCCATGATTTCAGAAATGGACTGTGCAGAAACCTTGTCTGCACTG ATCTCTTCACCAGAGGCATTGACATTCAAGCTGTCAATGTGGTCATTAACTTTGACTTCCCCAAGAATGCAGAGACTTACCTCCATCGTATTGGAAGATCGG GGAGGTTTGGTCACCTGGGCTTGGCCATAAACCTAATCACCTCAGAGGACCGTTTCAACCTGAAGGCTATTGAAGATCAGCTGGTGACTGACATCAAACCCATTCCTGGCAGCATCGACAAGAGCCTCTATGTGGCAGAGTACCACTCGAACAGCGGCGACTGCGGTGTCGAGGAGGTGGAGGATAAAGTAGGTCGCCAACACGACAGCACCTAA